DNA sequence from the Saimiri boliviensis isolate mSaiBol1 chromosome 5, mSaiBol1.pri, whole genome shotgun sequence genome:
CAAAGACAAGGAGATAATTATGCATTTATCTTAAACACAGAGAGAAGGTTGGCAGAAATCTGTTATGCATGAATTATCTACATTAAATGTTAATATCCCCAAATCACCCAGTATATAATCCTGCCCTTTGCTCTGATAAGGTTTGTATCTGGAAGAGGTTTATGTTTAATAACgttttcttcctgctttctggGTATTTATCTTGCCAAAGTAGAACatttgctttttgcctttttttcccagctACCCTGCTACCTTTGAAGGTCCATTATGGCAAATCCCACCCGAAAGTTGTTGAAAGAACTAGTGGGCCCTTTTCCTTCGCTGTTGAAATTGTTGAAAGCACTCACACAAATGCAAAAACCCAGCACTCAcctagcttttgtttttcttgccttttccaaatACTACTACTTATTGGAGTCTGGTTCTGCAGGCTTCAGCACCTTTTACCCTGAGCCCGTTAATCCTGGGCATTGGCATAGATTCAAGTTCTATCTTTAATAATAACAAAGTTCAATAAGAGTTGTAAAACAGTAGCATAATTATTTCTACCAAGTACAGTAGGAGTACTCAGTATCCTCCAGGATATTATAAGAATTTTTATTCAGTATTTGAAATGCAAGTTTTTCTTAATAACTGAGGATTGACTACACCCTTAAAGTTTAAAACAGATGTTGGGAATTGTAAAGGTAGACATGTTAATCCATTCTtgcgttgctataaagaaatacctgacatGCATaagttgtaaagaaaagaggtttgattggctcactgttctgcaggctgtacaagcatggctcCAATACCTgttcctggtgagggcctcagaaagcttccaaTCTTGGGAGAAGTTGAACAGACAataggcatgtcacatggcaagagtgggagcaggaaaaagagaaggggGAGGTCCCAGAATCttgtaaacaaccagatttcaagTGAATTaactgagcaagaactcacttcATCACCAAGGGGGATGATGGTAAACCATTCATAAGGGATTCAGCCCCATattccagtcacctcccaccaggccctacctccaaattgggaatcacatttcaacatggaTTTGGAAGGGTCAAATATCCAAACCTTATCAGTATGTAAATGagagtttcaaaattatttgccttttcttaCATGTATTTCTGGTTCATACCAGTTTTTGGTATTTCTGCATCTTCAGGATTTTAGactgattttcatttctattgtcCTTCCAAAACAAGTTAGAGTGTCCTTATCTAGAGCTGACTTTTCTCTCATTATGTGCCTCAGAAACTTGTGGAATAGTCAGGTTGGAAACCTGTCTGAGACTTCTGAAGTCTAGTCTCAGATGTGAGAGCTGAGAAGTAGGTCATCTGGTTGTGGTGGGTGACTTTAGCCTTATTACAACGACATGACATttacctttttccctttttttcctctcattggTTTCTCCTCTGCAGAGGGTGGTGGTGTTGCCATGGGGATGTATAATCAAGATAAGTCAATTGAAGATTTTGCGCACAGTTCCTTCCAAATGGCTCTGTCTAAGGGTTGGCCTTTGTATCTGAGCACCAAAAACACTATTCTGAAGAAATATGATGGACGATTTAAAGACATCTTTCAGGAGATATATGACAAGTAAATATaagactttttctttattctcaagcAAGCTGACATTTCTCATGTAGAGTATATATCTCCCTAACCCTATGATTTTGGGGAAAATTGAGTGAAAATCATCACTATCCCTTAAAGACAAGGGCAAAATTGAGGTTTAGCGGGAGCGAAACAAAACCACTCTGAGTTGCTTTTAGAAGATAAacgtgttctttttttttttttttgagatggagtttcgctcttgttacccaggctggagtgcaatggcacgatctcggctcaccgcaacctccgcctcctgggttcaggcaattctcctgcctcagcctcctaagtagctgggattacaggcacgcgccaccatgcccagctagttttttgtatttttagtagagacggggtttcactatgttgaccgggatggtctcgatctctcgacctcgtgatccacctgcctcggcctcccaaagtgctgggattacaggcttgagccaccgcgcccggccgataaacGTGTTCTTAAATAAGCGCCCcaattgaatttttttcagaGTCAGCTtctttaatgtttaaataaaagtacCTTGTTAGAGATAGGAAGTTATAATTTTCTTGTGGCAGTTTCTAAGTCAGACCCATTTCCATTCTTCTGAAGCCCATTGTtagaattttaaattctgtttagtCATTTGAACGTAAGTCTAAGTTTATAACAACGCTGGCTTCCACAGCACAGGAGGTGAGCATGTGTTAATATTTAAGATGGCATAACTCCCTTTAGGTGCAAGTGTTCAGGCCAGGGCTTGGGTTTTAGATGAGAAATCTTTCCTGAGGCATTTTGATTCCTTCTCCTGCTACTCATCTATACCAAGCCAGAAACTGTCCcagaatatatttaatttcctGAATGACACCAAGCAGTAGAGCagtcttttccaaaatacatttttaaaataagctgaaTCTCAAGAATCTAATCTATTGTataatgaaaactgaaaagtaaAGTAGTCCTTGGGATACTCTATggtctcacttaattctcacagctTCCCTGCAAGGTAGGTAAATTGTTTTTACAGATGGCCAAATTGAGTTTCACAGCTAGAAAATGATTGGGCTGGGATTTGAGCCAATGTCTGTCAGATTCCTGAGTTTCTGCCGCTTCTACTAAAATATGCTGCTTCTTGTGTGTCCCATCTTCCCTTTGGGACAAGCAGATGATATCCTaacaaaatccattttctttattattattgttttgtctCTTGTTTCTTAGGCAGTACAAGTCCCAATTTGAAGCCCAGATTCCCTaacaaaatccattttctttattattattctattttgtctcttctttcttagGCAGTACAAGTCCCAATTTGAAGCCCAGAAGATCTGGTATGAGCATAGGCTCATTGATGACATGGTAGCTCAAGCTATGAAATCAGAAGGAGGCTTCATCTGGGCCTGTAAAAACTATGATGGTGATGTGCAGTCAGACTCTGTAGCCCAAGGTACGGAGATGGAGCCTGGCCTGCAGTAACTGCGTCATTCCAGGGTATTTCTCTTATTTGGGAAGGAGAGTTTTATAGTCCTTTGTTGTAAAATCATGGAATGTTAAAACTCCAAGTCCAACATCTTGTCTAACAGCTAAGGATATTAAGCTCAGACTAGAGAAGTGATTGCTCAAGAACACATAGGAATGACACTCCTGGCTCCAGCCTTAGATGTTAACACAGTTTCTCTCACAACCTTTTCTTCACTTGAGGTTTTAAAGCCTACCTGATCTGCAAATCACTCCCTTTACCTGCCCTCATTGTCCtttggtaaaaatgtaaaaaaccgGGGCACTCAGGCAAGGAAAGATAAAGTGAGAAGCCTGATCATGTCATAACCAAGCTTTTTGCCTGCAAAGCTCATTTGTCTGGTAGCAGGACCTACTCATGTCCCTCTGCCAGCTGCTGTTCTGgtagaatataaaacaaatgtgtttggccaggcacggtagctcccgcctgtaatctcagcactttgagaggccaaggcagtggatcacttgaggccaggagttcgagaccagcctggctaacatagcaaaactccatctctaccaaaacaatagccaaaaaaagccaggtgcattcacatgcctgtagtcccagccactcaggaggctgaggcatgtgaattgcttaagcctgggaggcagaggttgcagtgagccgaggtcacaccaccatactccagcctgggcaacagaacaagactctgtctcaacaacaacaacaaaaacaaaacaagtgctTTTGTTTACTGCTTAGCTTACACACAAAGAAATTGAGCAAAGAACCCAGGGGTGTTTACAGCAATTCCAGGAAAAGTTTTGTATATGGGATAAGGGCCAAATCAACAGAAACACAGCCCCTGATTTCCTCAGTACCAAGTTGCCCTTCAGTTTCCGTTGCCGACGGTAGCAGTGTGAACTTGAATCTCTCCAGAAGAATACTTGTTAACTTTAATTATGTTTGCTTTCCCCACGAAGTAGGCATGTCCTCTCAGTTTGAAAATCAGTAGACCAACCGGGTTAAAGATAACTTTTATATCAGATAAAGGAATTACCCATGTCTCCTtaccctttttctgtttctctacatcctcacaaTCATTTGTACTGAATGCAACAGAGGAATGAGTGTTGTTGCTTTGTGATGACTCCATGGTTGATTATTAACTTCACAGGTAATGTTGGGAGGTagcaaaaatggagaaaagaagaaaattaattctaTAGATTCAAGAGTTGTAAATGTGGTTCTTTCAATAAGAAACCACAGAAGAGAATTGTTATATTGAGGGTATTAGAGAGGGCAAGGAAGGGTAAGTGGGATGTTCTTGGGTCCAACTGCTCCTATGTTTACCTGCCTTTTTTCCTAGTCTCAGCAAGTGTATGAACAGCTTGAGGGTAGGAGACAGCTCTCATCCATTTATTTCCCCAGAACGGCAGACCATTGCACATAAGAATAACAATAATGGTTTGAGCTCTTACTCTGTGTCTAGTACTATTCTAaggaatataaatacatattgttttcatatatatttatgaatacatgtatttttatctaATCCCACAGCAACCTGGTGAAGTAGGTGCTGTTATTACTCCCAttttgtagaaaagaaaactgagccaCAGTAGCTATGAAGTCATAGAACTAGGGTGCAATGCAGGCAGTTGGACCCTGAGCCCTCCATCAAGGAGCAGGTACCCCTGAGATACATAAGGGAAAAACACAGCCTTTCCAGACCCATTGGCTCTGACATCTGGAGCAGGGATCCTGCCTTCTGAAAGGCAGAATTATTGGTGATTCCATATACTTACGTTTACTTTGTTTACCAAGACCTTTCAAGACTGAGTCATTAATGCTCTCATCTCCGAGAGACTGAGTGCTCTTCATGCAGTCGGACCCAACGCTTCATGCTCCACCACTTACAGGGTATGGCTCTCTCGGCATGATGACCAGTGTGCTAGTTTGTCCAGACGGCAAGACAGTAGAAGCAGAAGCTGCTCACGGGACTGTAACCCGTCACTACCGCATGTACCAGAAGGGACAGGAGACGTCTACCAATCCCATTGGTAAATGATGTTTACGTTGATTTCTCATCAGAGAGTACCCTCCAAAAGATATCTCTGAAGCAGCTTAGATGTGTTCCCTTGGCTGCTCAGTGTTTTGTGTGCAAAGTCATCACCAAGTAGCCGATTTGTTCTAGTCATAAAATCTATTTGAATATGCttcttaaaatatacaatacatgcTTTTCTGTTTGTGGGAGAACATAGGTATAGAGAAGAATGTTATTAACAAGCATTTTCCTTCACCTCTGGTGCAGTGAAATGTCACATAAGTCTACAAATCTAAAAATCACATGGATAGATCCTTTCAACAAGTTTCAAAGACAGCACTTTAAAAAGAGATTACTGTAGGGAACCAGCCCCACACCCACCCGTGGGTGCCCCGAGTTTGGTGGCaacaaagaaactagaaaaagattaagaatgaaagtgggaccaggggacCATCACTTTTtactggaggcagtgaaggccccgAGCTCTGGTTTCcacagtatttattgaacacaatCATTTTTATCTATAGTGCAGTTGGTAGGGTGAATCGGTGAAGGGAGGCTGTGCATCAAACATAAAATTGATAGCAGTGGTGGTTTATGTGAGTTTCTCAAGAATTAAAGTCATATGCTTATCCATAGACAGTGCAGCTAGAGGGAGTGGCCTTAGCAAGGAGCCTACATGTCTGGCTATATTCCAGTGCTTCAAGGGAGTGTTATGTCCTTGGGCACTGGGCACTATGTTTAGAATATTAGAGCTTAGGTCACTCTGTCCCTGGGAACATGCTGGCATAGAGAGGccttcctccccagaggcctccgTGACCTTCTGCAGTTTAttgttcctgatttcttttattcattaCTTATAACCAGTTTATGTAGGCACACTGTAAACCCTTTATGTTATACTTTACTTATAACCAGTTTATGTAGGCACACTGTAAACCCTTTCTCCATTGCTGCTTCCCCCAACAATTACAGCCTGGAAAAAGGAAACCAATATAGACAAGAGATAGAGGAATTTGTGACacttttcaaattagaaaatgcCTTAAGTTTCAAGCACTAGTACCATgccataaaaatgtgttttcttaaagttttcaTTTGGTAAAATATTTCCAACTCTGCTAAAACCCCTAGCCCCTGTGGTTAGTACCAAACATAAAACTATTCTGTTTTTGGGAACTATGAAACATTTGGAAACCTCTATAACTGGGGTGATTGGAGTGTTgggttttttccccctcttttagCTTCCATTTTTGCCTGGACCAGAGGGTTAGCCCACAGAGCAAAGCTTGATAACAATAAAGAGCTTGCCTTCTTTGCCAATGCTTTGGAAGAAGTCTGTATTGAGACAATTGAGGCTGGCTTCATGACCAAGGACTTGGCTGCTTGCATTAAAGGTTTACCCAAGTAAGTATAAGATGGCCTAGCTTCTGTGTTCAAATTAACACTTATCCTCACTGGGCTCAAAGCATCAGTGCTTTCTGGAATTAAATAAACTGTTATTCATCATCTAGTTCAGGAGTCAGCAGACATTATCTGAAAATTGTCAGATAGTGAATGTTTTAGGTTTTGCGGGACATAGAGTCTTTGCAACTACACAACTACTCAACTTGCCTCTGCCATTGCAGCACGAAAGCAGTCATAGACAGTATGACTGCTTTCGTGCTGCAATGGCAGAGGCAAAGTTGCAGTACCAGAATCAAATGGTATGGCAACACCCCAATCAAACTTTTATGTTCAGTACCAGGCTCAATTTGGTTCATCTGCTGGGCTGTAATTTGCTAACATCCAATCTAGCTGACAATCATTGAATGAAAAGGTTCTATTTAATTGCAAGAAGCAGATTATAGACAACTAGAAACAAAGGTACTTCAGAGACTATTTTATTctacttctttattttcattaacttACCAATGAGAAAAGTAAGCAGCACAAATTTAAGGCGTGCAATTGATCATAGTCACTTAAGTATCTGTAACCAATATTTGGGCAAATATTTGAGAATACATTACTGAGAATTTTTCTGAGAACATGGTAGCCAGTATCCTGGGGGAATTGGCTCCATGTCTCAACCAGTGCATCCACAGAGGTGTCAACTAGGGTCTGTATACCCCATAATGGGGATATACTTGATCactgtatgtttctttttctttttttttttttttttgagacggagtttcgctcttgttacccaggctggagtgcaatggcacgatctcggctcaccgcaacctccgcctcctgggctcaggcaattctcctgcctcaacctcctaagtagctgggattacaggcacgcgccaccacgcccagctagttttttgtatttttagtagagacggggtttcaccatgttgaccaggatggtctcgatctctcgacctcgtgatccacccgcctcagcctcccaaagtgctgggattacaggcttgagccaccgcgcccggccttgcatgtttcttaatttaaatttccagcaaaaaaaaaagattgcagtgTTTGAAATGGTCTTATCAGGGGAATACCTTTGTAGCCTATTAGGCACCTGTCAGCAGGATTCTGTTATCCAGTccattgtcttttgtttttcttaagtaAGACACTGATAGAAATAACAgcattataactttttttttcttttaagacggagtctcactctgtcacacaggcgggaatgcagtggtgcaatctcagctcactgcaacctctgcctcctgggttcaagtgattcttctgcctcagcctccaagtagctgggattacaagcgtgtacTACCACagcgggctaattttttgtatttttagtagagacagggtttcaccgtgttagccagaatagtctggatctcctgacctcatgatccacccacctcagcctcccaaagtgctgggattataggcgtgagccactgcacccagccatactATAACTGTTTTAAGGACATGTGATAGTTTGTGGGAAGGTGGGTAAAGGTTTGGCTATGCCCTgaataaattttgttatatttgagAATAAGGAAGAAGTGGGATGATTTTGATCCCAGCAGCACTAGTCTGAACTGAAACTCCATGATAATTTCACCCTCAAAGCTACATGGCAAGAGACCTAACTGAATGTATGTGGATGAGTCTCTACCGCAGGCTGCCTAGAGAGCCTAAGTTCTGAGCCTGGGTCAGCCCCAGGAACCTATAGACAAAATCTATAGACAATGAACACAAtgaacatggggtttcaccatgttggtcaggctggtctcaatgaACACAGTCATTCTCTATAGATTTTGTAGCTTACTAACATGAAtgtgttttcttccagaaacaAATACGATACTATTAAGCATTTCTAGGACTTTACCTCTACCTGCTACCATATCAGAGACAAactaaattttctctttctcctcccctatTAGCGTGCAACGTTCTGACTATTTGAATACGTTTGAATTCATGGACAAACTTGGAGAAAACTTGAAGATCAAACTAGCTCAGGCCAAACTTTAAGTTCATACCTGGGCTGAGGAGAATAAGTGTCTTTTGGTAACTAAGTCAACTggtttacatttttctgtatcaCACTCAAGGATAAAGGCAAAATCAATTTTGTGATTTGTTTAGAAGCCAGAGTTTATCTTTTCTATAAGTTTACAGGCTTTTTCTTATATATACAGTTATTGCCACCTTTGTGAATGTGGCAAgggacttttttttaatgttattttattttctagtagcCTAGGAATTCAGTGAGTACTCATTTGTATTCACCGTAACTTTTTCTCATGTTCTAATTATAAATGACCAAAATCAAGAGTGCTCGAAAGGGTAAATGATAGCCACAGTATTGTTCCCTAAAATATGCATAAAGTAGAAATTCACTCCTCTCCCCTCCTGTTCATGACTTTGGACACGGGAAGGTTCTGGTGTCATAGATGTCCCGTTTCGTGAGGTAAAGCTGTACATTAAAATTGCATGTGACTGGAACAAGGTATGAGTGTAACTCAGATGTGTTGAAGATAGTGCAGTCATTTTTGTAAAGAGCTTACTGAATGTTTCCAATAGACTAATTATTGTTTAGGCCAGAGAAGAGTTTGGAATCCAGAATAAATACCACCAGGAGGTttgtcctctctttctctttctcctcctggcCTGGCCTGAATATTATGCTACTCTAAATAGCATATTTCATCCAAGTGCAATAACCTAAGCTGCATCttttttggacttctggcctctttcatttcttttatataaatgtgATTTCTCAGAAGTTGATATTAAACACTATTCTAGTCCTTATCTTCTCCTGAACTgttgatttaattaaaattaagtgtCAGTGACTGTTCTGCGTTTCTGTTTATTGGATGCCAACCACCATGCTACATCCTAGCCATAGGCGTGTAATCTGAAAAAATTCTCTGCTCTCAAGAAGTTTACCATGTTGGAAATAGATAAGTAAACAGTAAGATGTAGATCATGCAGTGAAAGGATAGAAGACCAAAGATGGAATTAAAGGAAGAATTAAGGAATATTAGAGAATAGATTCTGTCTATGCACATGCTAAGGAGTTTAAGCATTATCTTGTAAATTATCAGGGAGCCAGTGAagacttttaagaaataaaggacttgatcatatttttttttttttttgagacggagtttcgctcttgtcacccaggctggagtgcaatggcgcgatctcagctcaccgcaacctccgcctcctgggttcaggcaattctcctgcctcagcctcctgaatagctgggattacaggcacgcgccaacatgcccagctaattttttgtatttttagtagagacggggtttcaccatgttgaccgggatggtctcgatctctcgacctcgtgatccacccgcctcggcctcccaaagtgctgggattacaggcttgagccaccgcgcccggcttgatcatattttttattttttgagacagagtttcactctcattgcccaggccagagtgcaatggcacgatcttggctcactgcagcctcctcctcccaggttcaagtgattctcctgcctcagcctcctgggtagctgggattacaggcatgcgccaccacacctggctaattttgtatttttagtagagatagggtttcaccatgttagtcaagctggtctcaaactcccgacattaggtgatccatctgccttagcctcccaaagtgttaggattgcaggcatgagccagcatgcacagccatatttttattttttaaaaatagcactcTGGGAAACTTTTACAAAGAACAAATagagactttgggaggccgaggtgggcagatcacaaggtcagcctggccaatatggtgaaaccctgtctctactaaaaatagtaaaattagctgggcatcatagcatattcctatagtcccagctacagg
Encoded proteins:
- the IDH1 gene encoding isocitrate dehydrogenase [NADP] cytoplasmic yields the protein MSKKISGGSVVEMQGDEMTRIIWELIKEKLIFPYVELDLHSYDLGIENRDATNDQVTKDAAEAIKKYNVGVKCATITPDEKRVEEFKLKQMWKSPNGTIRNILGGTVFREAIICKNIPRLVSGWIKPIIIGRHAYGDQYRATDFVVPGPGKVEITYTPTDGTQKVTYLIHNFEEGGGVAMGMYNQDKSIEDFAHSSFQMALSKGWPLYLSTKNTILKKYDGRFKDIFQEIYDKQYKSQFEAQKIWYEHRLIDDMVAQAMKSEGGFIWACKNYDGDVQSDSVAQGYGSLGMMTSVLVCPDGKTVEAEAAHGTVTRHYRMYQKGQETSTNPIASIFAWTRGLAHRAKLDNNKELAFFANALEEVCIETIEAGFMTKDLAACIKGLPNVQRSDYLNTFEFMDKLGENLKIKLAQAKL